Proteins encoded in a region of the Drosophila busckii strain San Diego stock center, stock number 13000-0081.31 chromosome 2L, ASM1175060v1, whole genome shotgun sequence genome:
- the LOC108603579 gene encoding LOW QUALITY PROTEIN: glucose-6-phosphatase (The sequence of the model RefSeq protein was modified relative to this genomic sequence to represent the inferred CDS: substituted 1 base at 1 genomic stop codon), translated as MEMTKPLYYNILNAELHINEFVQEHFDFAEPVLRWFSEYLEPGNLLSVLIPLIGIYSQDMLRRLLTMLSLTSVLSSFAKWICPELRPLWWLRELYANPKAIKPQVALQSLKLSCETSGGLPCAHTMFWTLCLLLLCERLSTGGLSXRLLRCTLLCFGVICMWLSRLYLATEFMHQCVLGSCLAYVAFRHRQRYLLQLYAWPRCRAIMMIILLGCLALAVYFIKLRLQLDPHWSVRQAFKWCPEPTYMRHEASPIFLLSRDLGYLLGFALALPLAANNSRSNCLMRRLVVIGTLAIVNHMLQAYTPKQFGRFAFLAYEFSRNALYSLMLFKFLPRLAQTKEKCS; from the exons atGGAAATGACAAAACCCTTATATTACAATATACTCAATGCAGAGCTGCATATCAACGAATTTGTGCAAGAGCA CTTTGACTTTGCGGAGCCAGTGCTACGTTGGTTTAGCGAATACTTGGAGCCGGGAAATCTGCTGAGTGTGCTAATACCCTTGATAGGCATATACAGCCAGGACATGCTGAGACGGCTGCTGACAATGCTGAGCCTAACAAGCGTGCTGAGCAGCTTTGCCAAATG GATATGCCCCGAGCTGCGTCCGTTGTGGTGGCTGCGTGAGCTTTATGCCAATCCGAAGGCAATCAAGCCACAAGTGGCGCTGCAGAGCCTGAAGCTGAGCTGTGAGACCAGCGGTGGACTGCCCTGTGCCCACACCATGTTCTGGACACTTTGCCTGCTGCTCCTGTGTGAACGACTCTCAACTGGCGGCTTGAGCTGACGCTTGCTGCGCTGCACTCTGCTGTGCTTTGGCGTCATCTGCATGTGGCTGAGTCGCCTCTACTTGGCCACAGAATTTATGCATCAGTGTGTGTTGGGCAGTTGCCTGGCCTATGTGGCCTTTAGGCACCGCCAACGCTATCTGCTGCAATTGTACGCCTGGCCACGCTGTCGTGCTATAATGATGATCATTTTGCTAGGCTGTTTGGctcttgctgtttattttatcaAACTGCGACTGCAGCTAGATCCGCATTGGTCGGTGCGCCAG GCTTTCAAATGGTGCCCGGAGCCCACTTATATGCGTCATGAGGCGAGTCCCATTTTTCTGCTTTCACGAGATTTGGGTTACCTGTTGGGCTTTGCCTTGGCCTTGCCCTTGGCAGCAAA caaTTCGCGCTCGAACTGTTTAATGCGTCGACTTGTTGTCATCGGCACTTTGGCCATTGTTAATCACATGTTGCAGGCTTATACGCCCAAGCAGTTTGGACGCTTTGCCTTCTTGGCCTACGAGTTTAGTCGCAATGCTCTCTACTCGTTGATGCTGTTTAAGTTTCTGCCCAGACTAGCGCAGACTAAAGAGAAATGtagctaa
- the LOC108608412 gene encoding dual oxidase — MSVPSMPHQRATITTTKTTNTTATPTVHSWRSRSVTTPPHPHPWAQRLLLLISLGLCLGFVHCYEKMYSQTEKQRYDGWYNNLAHPNWGSVDSHLVRKAPPSYSDGVYSMAGVNRPSTRRLSRLFMRGRDGLGSKFNRTALLAFFGQVVANEIVMASESGCPIEMHRIDIEKCDEMYDRECRGDKYIPFHRAAYDRSTGQSPNAPREQINQMTAWIDGSFIYSTSEAWLNAMRSFHNGTLLTQKDGKLPVRNTMRVPLFNNPVPNVMKMLSPERLFLLGDPRTNQNPALLSFAILFVRWHNTLAQRIKRVNPTWCDEDIFQRARHTVIASLQNVIFYEYLPAFLGSAMPSYEGYKQDVHPGIGHIFQAAAFRFGHTMIPPGIYRRDGECNFKQTPMGFPAVRLCSTWWDSSGFFGDTSVEEVLMGLASQISEREDPVLCSDVRDKLFGPMEFTRRDLGALNIMRGRDNGLPDYNTAREAYGLRRHENWTSINPELFEAQPELLEMLKEAYSGRLDDVDVYVGGMLESYGRPGDLFTRVIKEQFQRLRDADRFWFENERNGIFTPEEIAELRQITLWDIIINSTDIEVDEIQRDVFMWHAGDPCPQPMQLNATELEPCNYLEGYDYFSGSELMFIYVCVFLGFVPILCAGAGYCVVKLQNSKRRRLKIRQEALRAPQQKGSVDKMLAREWLHANHKRLVTVKFGPEAAIYTVDRKGEKLRTFNLQHVDVVSVEESATNHIKKKPYILLRVPNDHDLVLELESYGARRKFVKKLEDFLLLHKKELTLMEVSRELMLARAETRERRQKRLEYFFREAYALTFGLRPGERRRRSDASSDGEVMTVMRTSLSKAEFAAALGMKPNDMFVRKMFNIVDKDQDGRISFQEFLETVVLFSRGKTDDKLRIIFDMCDNDRNGVIDKGELSEMMRSLVEIARTTSLGDDQVTELIDGMFQDVGLEHKNHLTYQDFKLMMKEYKGDFVAIGLDCKGAKQNFLDTSTNVARMTSFNIEPMQDKPRHWLLAKWDAYITFLEENRQNIFYLFLFYVVTIVLFVERFIHYSFMAEHTDLRHIMGVGIAITRGSAASLSFCYSLLLLTMSRNLITKLKEFPIQQYIPLDSHIQFHKIAACTALFFSVLHTVGHIVNFYHVSTQSHENLRCLTREVHFASDYKPDITFWLFQTVTGTTGVLLFIIMCIIFVFAHPTIRKRAYNFFWNMHTLYIGLYLLSLVHGLARLTGPPRFWMFFLGPGIVYTLDKIVSLRTKYMALDVIETDLLPSDVIKIKFYRPPNLKYLSGQWVRLSCTAFRPQEMHSFTLTSAPHENFLSCHIKAQGPWTWKLRNYFDPCNYNPEDQPKIRIEGPFGGGNQDWYKFEVAVMVGGGIGVTPYASILNDLVFGTSTNRYSGVACKKVYFLWICPSHKHFEWFIDVLRDVEKKDVTNVLEIHIFITQFFHKFDLRTTMLYICENHFQRLSKTSIFTGLKAVNHFGRPDMSSFLKFVQKKHSYVSKIGVFSCGPRPLTKSVMSACDEVNKTRKLPYFIHHFENFG; from the exons ATGAGTGTTCCAAGCATGCCCCACCAGAGGGCAACAATCACCACCACAAAAACCACCAACACCACCGCAACTCCAACTGTGCATAGCTGGAGATCCCGTTCAGTTACCActcccccccacccccacccatgGGCGCAGCGTCTATTGTTGCTGATTAGTCTGGGCCTGTGTCTGGGCTTTGTGCATTGTTATG AAAAAATGTACAGTCAGACTGAGAAGCAGCGCTACGATGGCTGGTATAATAATCTGGCCCATCCCAATTGGGGCTCAGTAG acAGCCATCTGGTGCGCAAGGCGCCGCCCTCCTACTCGGATGGGGTGTACTCCATGGCGGGTGTCAACCGCCCATCGACGCGGCGACTGAGCCGCTTGTTTATGCGCGGACGCGATGGACTTGGCTCCAAGTTCAATCGCACAGCGCTGCTCGCATTCTTTGGCCAGGTGGTGGCCAATGAGATTGTCATGGCCTCAGAGTCGGGCTGCCCCATCGAGATGCATCGCATTGACATTGAGAAGTGCGACGAGATGTACGATCGGGAGTGTCGTGGCGACAAGTACATTCCCTTCCATAGAGCTGCCTACGATCGCAGCACGGGCCAGAGTCCCAATGCGCCCAGGGAACAG ATAAATCAAATGACTGCTTGGATTGATGGCAGTTTCATTTACAGCACCTCCGAGGCCTGGCTCAATGCCATGCGCTCCTTCCACAATGGCACTCTACTCACCCAGAAGGACGGGAAGCTGCCAGTGCGCAACACGATGCGAGTGCCGCTCTTCAACAATCCGGTGCCCAATGTCATGAAGATGCTCAGTCCGGAGCGTCTCTTCT TGCTGGGAGATCCGCGCACAAATCAAAATCCCGCGCTGCTCTCGTTCGCGATTCTCTTTGTGCGCTGGCACAATACGCTGGCGCAGCGGATCAAGCGAGTGAATCCTACGTGGTGCGATGAGGACATTTTCCAGCGGGCGCGGCATACGGTGATTGCCAGTCTGCAGAATGTGATATTCTATGAGTATTTGCCGGCATTTTTGGGCTCGGCCATGCCATCGTATGAGGGCTACAAGCAGGACGTGCATCCTGGCATTGGACACATATTCCAGGCGGCGGCATTTCGCTTTGGCCACACCATGATACCGCCTGGCATCTATAGGCGCGATGGCGAGTGCAATTTCAAGCAGACGCCCATGGGCTTCCCAGCTGTACGACTCTGCTCCACATGGTGGGACTCGAGT GGCTTCTTTGGCGACACGAGCGTGGAGGAGGTGCTCATGGGCCTGGCCTCGCAGATCTCGGAGCGCGAGGATCCCGTTCTCTGCTCCGATGTGCGCGACAAACTGTTTGGACCCATGGAGTTCACGCGTCGCGATTTGGGCGCATTGAACATAATGCGTGGACGCGATAATGGGCTGCCGGACTATAATACGGCCAGGGAGGCGTACGGACTGCGGCGGCATGAGAACTGGACAAGCATTAATCCGGAGCTGTTTGAAGCGCAGCCAGAGCTGCTGGA AATGCTGAAGGAGGCGTATAGCGGCCGCTTGGACGATGTGGACGTCTATGTGGGCGGCATGCTGGAGTCCTATGGACGACCGGGCGATCTCTTTACGCGCGTCATCAAGGAGCAGTTCCAGCGACTGCGCGATGCGGATCGCTTTTGGTTTGAGAACGAGCGCAATGGCATCTTTACCCCCGAGGAGATTGCAGAGCTGCGCCAGATCACGCTCTGggacatcatcatcaacagcacgGACATTGAGGTGGACGAGATACAGCGCGATGTGTTCATGTGGCATGCGGGTGATCCCTGCCCGCAGCCGATGCAGCTGAATGCCACAGAGCTGGAGCCCTGCAACTATCTGGAGGGTTACGACTACTTCTCCGGCTCGGAGCTGATGTTcatctatgtgtgcgtgttccTGGGCTTTGTGCCCATTTTGTGCGCCGGCGCGGGCTATTGCGTGGTGAAGCTGCAGAACAGCAAGCGCCGCCGGCTGAAGATACGCCAGGAGGCGCTGCGTGCACCGCAGCAGAAGGGATCGGTGGACAAGATGCTGGCGCGCGAGTGGCTGCATGCGAATCACAAGCGACTGGTTACGGTCAAGTTCGGACCGGAGGCGGCCATTTACACGGTGGATCGCAAGGGCGAGAAGCTGCGCACGTTCAATCTGCAGCATGTGGATGTGGTCAGTGTGGAGGAGTCGGCCACCAATCATATCAAGAAGAAGCCCTACATACTGCTGCGCGTGCCCAACGATCACGACctggtgctggagctggagtcgTATGGCGCACGGCGCAAGTTTGTCAAGAAGCTGGAGgactttctgctgctgcacaagAAGGAGCTGACGCTGATGGAGGTGAGTCGCGAGCTGATGCTGGCGCGCGCGGAGACGCGCGAGCGGCGGCAGAAGCGCTTGGAGTACTTCTTCCGCGAGGCTTATGCGCTGACCTTTGGCCTGCGTCCGGGCGAGCGTCGGCGACGCTCCGATGCCAGCAGCGATGGCGAAGTGATGACTGTGATGCGCACCAGCCTGTCCAAGGCGGAGTTTGCCGCAGCGCTGGGCATGAAGCCCAACGACATGTTCGTGCGCAAAATGTTCAACATTGTGGACAAGGATCAGGATGGACGCATCAGCTTTCAGGAGTTTCTGGAGACGGTGGTGCTGTTCTCACGCGGCAAGACCGACGACAAGCTGCGCATTATCTTCGATATGTGCGACAATGATCGCAATGGCGTCATCGACAAGGGCGAGCTGAGCGAGATGATGCGCTCCTTGGTGGAAATTGCGCGCACGACCAGCTTGGGCGATGATCAGGTCACTGAGCTCATCGATGGCATGTTCCAGGACGTGGGACTGGAGCACAAGAATCATTTGACCTATCAGGACTTTAAGCTCATGATGAAGGAGTACAAGGGCGACTTTGTGGCCATCGGGCTGGACTGCAAGGGCGCCAAGCAGAACTTCCTGGACACCTCGACGAATGTGGCGCGCATGACTTCGTTCAATATTGAGCCCATGCAGGATAAGCCACGACACTGGCTGCTGGCCAAGTGGGATGCGTACATAACATTTCTGGAGGAGAATCGCCAGAACATTTTCTATCTCTTCCTCTTCTATGTGGTGACCATTGTGCTGTTTGTCGAGCGCTTCATACACTATTCGTTCATGGCCGAGCACACGGATCTGCGTCACATCATGGGCGTGGGCATTGCCATCACGCGTGGCTCCGCCGCCTCGCTCTCCTTCTGctactcgctgctgctgctgaccatgTCGCG CAATCTGATCACGAAGCTCAAGGAGTTCCCCATCCAGCAGTACATACCATTGGACTCGCACATTCAGTTCCACAAGATCGCCGCCTGCACTGCGCTCTTCTTCAGCGTCCTGCACACCGTTGGCCACATTGTCAACTTCTATCACGTGTCCACGCAGTCGCATGAGAATCTGCGCTGCTTAACCCGCGAGGTGCACTTTGCCTCCGACTACAAGCCGGACATTACCTTCTGGCTCTTCCAAACGGTCACCGGCACCACGGGCGTCCTCTTGTTCATCATTATGTGCATCATCTTTGTCTTTGCCCATCCCACCATAAGGAAGCGTGCTTACAACTTCTTCTGGAACATGCACACGCTCTACATTGGACTCTATCTGCTGAGCTTGGTGCACGGTCTGGCGCGTCTGACGGGCCCGCCGCGCTTCTGGATGTTCTTCCTGGGTCCGGGCATTGTTTATACGCTGGACAAGATCGTCTCGCTGCGCACCAAGTATATGGCGCTGGATGTTATCGAAACGGATCTGCTGCCCTCGGATGTCATCAAGATCAAGTTCTATAGGCCGCCGAATCTAAAGTATTTGTCTGGTCAGTGGGTGCGCTTGTCCTGCACCGCGTTTCGGCCGCAGGAGATGCACAGCTTTACGCTGACGTCGGCGCCGCATGAGAACTTCCTGAGCTGCCACATCAAGGCGCAGGGTCCGTGGACGTGGAAGCTGCGGAACTACTTCGATCCCTGCAATTACAATCCAGAGGATCAGCCCAAGATACGCATCGAGGGACCCTTCGGTGGCGGCAATCAGGACTGGTACAAGTTCGAGGTGGCCGTCATGGTGGGCGGCGGCATTGGCGTCACGCCCTATGCCTCCATATTGAACGATCTGGTCTTTGGCACCAGCACCAATCGCTACTCAGGCGTTGCCTGCAAGAAGGTTTACTTTCTCTGGATTTGTCCATCGCACAAGCACTTCGAGTGGTTCATCGATGTGCTGCGCGATGTGGAGAAGAAGGATGTGACCAATGTGCTGGAGATTCACATATTTATCACACAATTCTTTCACAAATTCGATCTAAGAACGACCATGCTG TACATCTGCGAGAATCATTTCCAGCGCTTGTCCAAGACCTCCATATTTACGGGTCTGAAGGCAGTCAATCACTTTGGACGCCCGGACATGTCCAGTTTTCTCAAATTCGTACAAAAGAAACACTCCTAT GTATCCAAAATAGGAGTCTTCAGCTGTGGTCCACGTCCGCTCACCAAGAGCGTAATGTCCGCCTGTGATGAAGTGAATAAAACACGCAAGTTGCCTTATTTCATTCACCATTTCGAAAACTTTGGTTAA
- the LOC108596538 gene encoding inhibin beta A chain, whose protein sequence is MAKYYMTLTLLLCLALQSNNIYARSHASAPAEASVTMRSAHPHPRHQPDQPAQHSSQPHTRQQRNRHPKHVAPDPNSEEEDEAVQRLQFEHKMRHKRMQEAHWLQQQQSYHRLHDDDEAEQPKHQPTVWELLGPSYGEELDYVNDAAADSEEDLLQSLPVVVPEPEPEPALNASKSTGGCPKCESHRQVEQISEEALRTLRIEFVKQQILEKLRLKESPNVAAVELPKPIFEGVTLAQSTETGKHKEYDDYYARTNQKFILLQREEVECRRLGNHPSMCFSFKIDDADADGFDVNTAVLWLFKNKQNFTKASNESEPLNAEQKKETIVVSELEQQLDSKYLPLARTIAIQSVDVQDEWMKINIDWPIKRWFGNHELSHLIQITCESCDIKSMEEIISVNKNYRPFIMIDTQNRRSKSRQRRSINCASGVTECCREKLYISFKDIGWDNWIIQPQGYDAYFCRGSCSSVASVAQAASHHSSLLKILSTNGARKPLDLVPCCTAKQYSSLQLVVLDSNNTATRKTLPNMIVESCGCR, encoded by the exons atggcCAAGTACTAtatgacgctgacgctgctgctctgcctggcgttgcagagcaacaacatcTATGCTCGATCGCATGCCAGTGCGCCCGCAGAGGCTTCGGTGACGATGCGCAGTGCGCATCCGCATCCTAGACACCAGCCGGATCAGCCGGCACAGCACTCGAGTCAACCGCATACGCGTCAGCAGCGAAATCGACATCCCAAGCATGTGGCGCCCGATCCCAACAGCGAGGAGGAGGATGAGGCAGTGCAGCGTCTGCAGTTCGAGCATAAAATGCGTCACAAGCGCATGCAGGAGGCGCACtggctgcaacagcagcaaagctatCATCGCCtacatgatgatgatgaggctgAGCAGCCAAAGCATCAGCCCACAGTGTGGGAGCTGCTTGGTCCGAGCTACGGCGAGGAGCTGGACTATGTCAATGATGCAGCTGCAGACTCCGAAGAGGatttgctgcagtcgctgccaGTTGTagtgccagagccagagcccgAGCCTGCGCTGAACGCCAGCAAGTCAACTGGCGGCTGTCCCAAGTGCGAAAGCCATCGCCAGGTGGAGCAGATCAGCGAGGAGGCGCTGAGAACGCTGCGCATTGAGTTTGTCAAGCAGCAGATACTCGAGAAGCTGCGCCTCAAGGAAAGCCCCAATGTGGCTGCCGTGGAGCTGCCCAAGCCCATATTCGAGGGCGTTACCCTCGCCCAGTCGACGGAGACGGGCAAGCACAAGGAGTACGATGATTACTATGCTCGCACCAATCAGAAATTCATACTATTACAGCGTG AGGAAGTTGAATGCCGCCGCTTGGGCAATCATCCGTCCATGTGCTTCAGCTTCAAGATTGACGATGCCGATGCAGATGGCTTCGATGTGAATACCGCTGTGCTCTGGTTGTTCAAGAACAAACAGAACTTTACCAAGGCCAGCAACGAGTCGGAGCCACTTAATGCTGAGCAGAAGAAGGAAACGATTGTGGTCTccgagctggagcagcagctggactcGAAGTATCTGCCGCTGGCCAGAACTATAGCCATACAGTCGGTGGATGTGCAAG ATGAGTGGATGAAAATCAACATTGATTGGCCCATTAAGCGCTGGTTTGGCAACCACGAGCTCAGCCATCTCATACAGATCACCTGCGAGTCCTGCGACATCAAGAGCATGGAGGAGATCATTTCGGTGAACAAGAACTACAGACCCTTCATTATGATCGATACTCAGAATCGTCGCAGTAAATCGCGTCAAAGGCGCAGCATCAATTGCGCCAGCGGCGTGACCGAATGTTGCCGTGAGAAGCTCTACATATCCTTTAAGGATATTGGCTGGGACAACTGGATTATACAGCCGCAAGGTTATGACGCCTACTTCTGtcgcggcagctgcagctccgtGGCGAGTGTGGCCCAGGCAGCCTCACATCACAGCTCCTTGTTG AAAATCCTTTCAACAAATGGTGCACGCAAGCCTCTAGACCTGGTACCCTGCTGTACCGCCAAACAGTATTCCTCGCTGCAGTTGGTGGTGCTGGATTCCAACAACACCGCCACACGCAAGACCCTGCCCAATATGATTGTCGAAAGCTGCGGCTGCAGATAG
- the LOC108594786 gene encoding cuticle protein 18.6, which yields MAFKLLLLALALVASAQAEYEPSRRTTAANAVEVNTLQQRNSGEDFRNDYQTPRNNEQNSNATPDGYDYTEADANLLRAISNAATANEAPLAPVPLPDLQEPRQPEVYAPAKYSYNYEVNDETTGDIKSHSETRDGDVVRGSYSLIDPDGYKRIVTYTADREHGFNAVVNRVPYALKKLVSVDERASVARLSSEISAAAAVKDVDNSLSNSNAEDSYVKAARGDATTDGIYA from the exons atggCCTTTAAA ttgttgctacTTGCACTGGCGCTAGTTGCCAGCGCCCAAGCTGAGTACGAGCCTAGCCGACGCACTACAGCAGCCAATGCCGTGGAGGTGAatacgctgcagcagcgcaattCTGGGGAGGATTTCCGCAATGATTATCAAACGCCGCGCAACAATGAACAGAACTCCAATGCCACTCCCGATGGCTACGACTACACCGAAGCCGATGCCAACCTGTTGCGTGCCATTAGTAATGCTGCCACAGCCAATGAGGCACCACTTGCGCCTGTGCCCTTGCCAGACTTGCAGGAGCCGCGCCAGCCCGAAGTCTATGCGCCAGCCAAGTACAGCTACAACTATGAGGTCAATGATGAGACCACCGGCGACATCAAGAGTCACAGCGAGACGCGCGATGGTGATGTGGTGCGCGGCTCCTACAGCCTCATTGATCCCGATGGCTACAAGAGAATTGTTACCTATACAGCTGATCGTGAGCATGGCTTCAATGCCGTCGTTAATCGCGTGCCTTATGCTCTTAAGAAGCTTGTCTCTGTGGATGAGCGTGCATCAGTTGCTCGACTCTCCTCAGAGATTAGCGCAGCAGCCGCTGTCAAGGATGTGGACAACTCtttgagcaacagcaacgctgAGGATAGTTATGTGAAGGCAGCACGTGGAGATGCCACAACTGATGGCATATATGCTTAA
- the LOC108594797 gene encoding glycoprotein-N-acetylgalactosamine 3-beta-galactosyltransferase 1 yields MTVKKRSLASLRSQLHLLTGFIAGFVSAFMLLLYIYDVNSGMPHAPTSSSSSSSSVRAYQLAPAAASRVLCMVLTCPDYVERYAQHVAATWGKRCSKLLFVSSEDYEPLGVVQVVQSDSYDELWNKTHEGFRHVWLQYGEQYDWFLKADDDTYVIMENLLQLLSAYDADMPVYFGYQMSRYNVSYMSGGASYVLSREALRRFMSQAYGNSKLCPAPKTMGIEDFYMGICLQNVGVRLIDSQRALPQLDERPKFMPINVANYLYNGNISIPDWLRAMSLNEIETGYNCCSNYSIAFHYTKPELMYLYEFFLYHLRVYGRKYAEEPPAKLTAAEIMEMFPLENNSNIQDLSQWANKPDNF; encoded by the exons ATGACAGTCAAGAAAAGATCTCTGGCCAGCTTGCGGtcgcagctgcatttgctgaCGGGCTTCATAGCGGGATTTGTTAGTGCGTTTATGCTATTGTTGTATATCTACGATGTGAAcagtggcatgccacatgcgcccaccagcagcagcagcagcagtagcagcgtTCGAGCTTATCAgctggcgccagcagctgcaagtcgCGTGCTCTGCATGGTGCTGACCTGTCCGGATTATGTGGAGCGCTATGCGCAGCATGTGGCTGCCACGTGGggcaagcgctgcagcaaGCTGCTGTTTGTTAGCAGCGAAGACTACGAGCCGCTGGGCGTGGTGCAGGTCGTGCAAAGCGACAGCTATGATGAGCTGTGGAATAAGACGCACGAGGGCTTTCGTCATGTTTGGCTGCAGTATGGCGAGCAGTACGATTGGTTCCTCAAAGCCGACGACGATAC ctatgTCATTATGGAGAatctgctgcaattgctgagCGCCTATGATGCGGATATGCCCGTATATTTTGGCTATCAAATGAGCCGCTATAATGTG aGCTATATGTCTGGTGGGGCTTCCTATGTGCTGAGTCGTGAGGCCCTGCGGCGCTTTATGAGCCAAGCTTATGGTAACAGCAAGCTCTGTCCTGCGCCCAAGACCATGGGCATTGAAGATTTCTACATGGGCATCTGTTTGCAGAATGTGGGCGTGCGGTTAATAGACTCTCAGCGTGCCTTGCCCCAGCTGGATGAGCGGCCAAAGTTTATGCCCATCAATGTGGCTAATTATCTGTATAACGGAAATATCAGCATACCCGATTGGCTGCGCGCCATGAGCCTCAACGAAATCGAAACA GGCTACAACTGCTGCTCCAATTATTCGATTGCGTTTCATTATACCAAACCGGAGCTCATGTATCTTTATGAGTTTTTCTTATATCACTTGCGTGTCTATGGGCGCAAGTATGCGGAAGAGCCGCCCGCcaaattaacagcagctgaaATTATGGAAATGTTTCCACTCGAGAACAATTCAAATATACAAGACTTGTCTCAATGGGCGAATAAGCCggataatttttaa